TCCAACTGATGTGCCAATCAAAACTCAATTTCTCCTCGTTATAACAGTTGAGGTCCTCCTCCGTAAGGTTGTTAGATTTAGCTAAATCAACCAAGAGCTTCTTGACGTTTTCATAGTCCACAATCATCTCAATTTTATTCGCCGACATCGGGCCGCCTCCGTTCGTGTTCACCGATCTTCCAACTGTCGCCGCACCGCTTGTGGCAAAAAATCGCCGCTACCAACGTTGCTGAGAAAGTGCTAACGGTCCCGATAGTCTTCAAACTCCCATGCGCCCATTCGGCTCAACTTGGTCGCGATAGCAGCCCAGTCTTCACCGTGGCAAGTTGCGACGTAGCGCTCAATGGCTGCTTTGATGGTCTTGTAATCATAGGCTTCAACAATCAGCATGTGCCTTCCCCACATTTGCCCCTCGATGGCGCATTGCGATTTAAGCCAGTCTGGTGTGCAGATCTCGATGTCGAACGCTTCCGAACTGGCCTCGCTTTGCGGACCAATGTAGGCTCTAATCCATGTGCTGAAGTTCGATAAATCATCCGGCTGGTAATTGATCAGTCTGTCTTCCAACTGCAAGGAATGCAGCGATTTGATTTCAGCTTTCATGACGTAATATTCAAGTGTCCGCTGCTAATGGGCCTACTTCCAGGCGTTAGCTTCAATTCAAAATTGGCCTGGACGCCGGTCATGGCATACGAACTGCTTGGCTTCGCTGGTGGCGGGCGATAGATCCGGAGTCCATCGCTACTCACCCACTATAAGCAATGACTCGATATACGGGATCCTCTTGGCGACCGACTGCAACTACGGCGGATACAGACCTGAGGTTATCCGCTTCTCCCCTGGGTCTTACCGATCGATTTGGTGAGCATTAATCTGTGCGTCTTGCGCGTTCTCAAGCGCTATCGGGATGACCTATCTGAGCGTCGAGTGCTGGTGCATCCGAGGAGTGGGATGGCCTACGCAACGCTCGCCAACGTCACAAAGGACAAGCCCGACGCGCCGCTGGGCTTGCCTCTCTGTTGGCAGGTTCATTAGTTGTTCCATCTTCCAGGAGACTTGAGTCTCCCAAAAGCGAGACCAACTCGTCGGACTGTGCTCTCTGATAGGGCTAGAGTAGAACGCGGAAAATATAGGATATCTGGGAAGGGTTCGACGGCTACCTGATTGAGTTGTCGGTGACAAAAAATTTCCACAAGTTAAGATCCATGCAGCGTCCCGTCAGGTGCAACCCACAATATTGCTGGCATGTCGTAGAAATAGTCTGTCAGCGCGACATTTTTCTCAGAAGTGACGTCAAGCGGCCATCGAGCTTTAAAGTACTCTAAGATCGTCTCGGTATCGGCATCCCAAACGTCATACCTCTCATGCCAAAATTCGTTGGGTGGGCAAAATTTGACGCTCCCTTGGTCAAGCAGTTGCCCTAGCAAGTCGAAGAACGCTTTCTTTTGCTCCTGAAACGTGATGCCCGGATTCCAACCGCTTATGGCACTAAAAAACCCTGAGATCCAAAGCCCAAACGAGCAGCGAAGGATATCTTCGACGTGATCGATCTTCATTGCGATGTGCCTCTCAAGAATCTGACTTCCTTGTTGGCCGACGTTCCGAGAGTTCTGCTCAGGACTTAGATTGTCCGTGCTAGTCCAGGTTGAGTTTGGGATGACGACATCGAGGGTGTGAGGCCACCAGACGGAGCGCCGACGTAGCGGCTCGTGTCCTGCAAATTTTCAAGGTTACAACCCGGAGCTATGGCGTCGACAAATGATAAACTTGGTCGATTCCGGATTTTTTGAACTAGGATCTCAGCTATTAAGCTTAGTTGATGTCACCGTCGTATTTGTGGCACGAACCTCTACGAAACGACGAGCCGTCCGTCCTCCCCGACCCAGATTAATCCAGGTAACTCATAAAAGTAGTACGTCAACTCGATATCCTTTTCGTCACTAGCCTTCTCGGGCCACCGGCCTCGCACGTAGTCCATGATCTCGGATATTGGGGCATTCCATCGTGCTTCGGGGTCCTCCACTGTGAGCTTCGGCGTAGGATTTGCCGGTGAGACATAGCAATCAGCTCCGGGCGCAATGAACATCACCTTGCCCTCCCGAAGCAGTGTTTCGAGAAGCGATAAGAAATACTCCTTCTTCTCCAGAAAGGAGGCACCCGGGTTCCAACCACACACGGCGCTGAACAGTCCGGATATCCAGAGTCCGAAGGCATCGCGAACAATTTCGCGCTGGTGGTTCAGTATCATATTTACCTCAGGAACTTGATTTCTGGATTGT
The Pandoraea pulmonicola DNA segment above includes these coding regions:
- a CDS encoding immunity 8 family protein, whose translation is MKAEIKSLHSLQLEDRLINYQPDDLSNFSTWIRAYIGPQSEASSEAFDIEICTPDWLKSQCAIEGQMWGRHMLIVEAYDYKTIKAAIERYVATCHGEDWAAIATKLSRMGAWEFEDYRDR